A DNA window from Massilia putida contains the following coding sequences:
- a CDS encoding FKBP-type peptidyl-prolyl cis-trans isomerase, with protein MKIAQNTVVSVNYKLSDAQNNLIEDGAQPMVYLHGGYENTLPKIEEELDGKDVGYTSTIQIEPEDAFGDYDPNLVKVEERNRLPEPIEVGMQFEGVAEGSEEEPVIFTVTEIADDKVVLDGNHPLAGMALRFDLSVIDVRAATPEEIAHGHVHGAHGHDHGHDDIGDSEEGDHFRSQPLQ; from the coding sequence ATGAAGATTGCCCAGAACACGGTTGTGTCGGTGAACTATAAACTGTCCGACGCCCAGAACAACCTGATCGAAGACGGCGCCCAGCCGATGGTCTACCTGCACGGTGGCTACGAAAACACGCTGCCCAAGATCGAAGAAGAGCTGGACGGCAAGGACGTGGGTTACACGTCGACCATCCAGATCGAGCCGGAAGACGCGTTCGGCGACTACGATCCGAACCTGGTCAAGGTCGAAGAACGCAACCGCCTCCCGGAGCCGATCGAAGTCGGCATGCAGTTCGAAGGCGTGGCCGAGGGCAGCGAGGAAGAGCCGGTTATCTTCACCGTCACCGAAATCGCCGACGACAAGGTCGTCCTCGACGGCAATCACCCGCTGGCCGGCATGGCCCTGCGCTTCGACCTGTCCGTGATCGACGTCCGCGCGGCAACGCCGGAAGAGATCGCGCACGGCCACGTGCACGGGGCCCATGGCCACGATCACGGCCACGACGACATCGGGGACAGCGAAGAGGGCGATCACTTCCGCAGCCAGCCGCTGCAGTAA